The nucleotide window CGCCACCGCCCGACTCGAGTCCCTCCAAAAGGAAGCGACCCGATCGATCGCCGTGCGAGACGAGTTCGCCGCGCGCTATCGCGAAGTCACCGAGCAGGCGAGCGACATGATCAGCGAGCTCGATGCCCACGGAACGATCCTCTACGCGAATCCGGCGCACGAAACGGCCCTGGGCATCCCCGCCGACCGCCTGATCGGCCGGGACGCCCGCTCGCTCGCGTTCTCCGGGCCGCAGGGCGCCGTGTACGGACCGGACGCCGAGCGCAACGACGGCCAGACGCAGATCTTCATCGTGCGACACGCGGACGGTCGGCCCGTCACACTCGAGGCCGTGTTCCGCCGATTCGTCGGACTGGACGGCCAGGAGCGAATCGTCCTCACCAGCCGCGACGTCACGGCGCGCGTCGCCGACGAACGCGAGCGGGAGGCGATCCGCAAGGAACTCGAGGACCTCGTCCAGAGTCGGACCGACGAGCTCCGGAGCTCGATCCACGCCCTCGAGGAGGCACAGCGCCTCGCGTCCCTCGGCACGATGGCTGCAGGAATCGCGCACCAGATCAACAATCCCGTCGGCTCGATCCTGATGAGCGCCGAGTTCGCCCTCGGCGCGGAGAACGACGATCCGAACCGGGAAGAGGTCTGGCGGGACGCGCTCGAGAACGCCTTCGATCAGGCTCGCCGCTGTGGCCGGATCGTCTCGAGCATGCTCCAGTTCGCGCGCAACGAGCCGACCGAAAAGCGGCCCGAGGATCTGGGCGCCATCCTTCGTCGCGCGTGCGAACTGACGGAGCGCTACGCCTCGGCGCGGGGAACGACGATCGACGCCGGCTGCGTCACGGGTTCGCTCCCGATCGTGGGCAGCGCGATCGAACTCGAGCAGGCCTTCCTCAACATGCTGCGCAACGCCGTGGAGGCTTCGCGACGGGGACAGACGATCCGCGTGAGCGCCCGTCGGACCGCGCGCCACGCGATCGTCCAGATCGCCGACGAGGGCAAAGGCATGCTGCCCCACGAAGTGGACCAGGTCCTCGACCCCTTCTTCACGACCCGGCTCGAGGCCGGCGGGACGGGGCTCGGCCTCTCCGTCGCGCACGGAGTGATCACCGACCACGAAGGCATCCTCGCGATCGAGAGCACACCCGACGTCGGCACGACGCTGGGCGTGACGCTTCCGCTCCTCGCCGGGGCTCCCGCCTAGCGCGGAACCTGCGACCGCGCCTTCTCGATCATCTGTGCGGCTCGACCCGCCTCCCGGCCCTTCTCGATGAAGTGCGCGCGAAAGAACGCGTCGTGCGTCTCGGTCTCCTGGTAGTTGTGGGGCGTCAGCACGACGGACAGGACGGGCACGTCCGCGTCCATCTGCGCGCGCATCAGACCCTCCACGACGGTCGACGCGACGAAGTCGTGGCGGTAGATCCCGCCGTCGACGACGAAGGCGCAGCCGACCACGGCGGCGTAGCGGCCGGTCTTCGCGAGATCCCGCGACAGGAGCGGAATCTCGAACGCGCCGGGAACGTCGTAGACGTCGACGTTCTCCGAGCCCACGATCTCGCCGAAGCCCGCGAGGGCCTCGTCGACGATGTCGGCGTGCCAACCCGCCTTCACGAATGCATAACGAGTGGGTGTCATCGGACTCTCCTCATCGATCGGGTCCGCTCCGACGGGAGTGGCCCGTGTCCTCACGAGCACCCAGAGCGCACCGATCGCGAGAAGGCGCGTCGCACACCCGTGCATCGCGTCTTCCGACGACCTTCTCTTTCATCCGGACTATCACCGTCGGCTCCGGCATCTCACCGGATCTGCTGACCTGACACGAACGGCGTTCGTGGCAGCGCTCGCGGGCTCGCGACTCGCGTCGCATACCGCCGGTGGGGACTTCCACCCCGCCCTGAGAATGCTTCGACTGTACCGGCAGAGGGTCGTCCCGCAACCGACCGGGCGTCCCCCCGCGACCCCACCCTCGCTACGCTCGTTCGTTCCGCAGTCGACGTCCGGTCCGCCGCCGGCAGGTCGAGCGCAAGTCGAAGGAGGTGCCCGTGTCCCAACCCCTCGAAGGCCGCGTCGCGATCGTGACCGGTGCCGGTCGCGGCATCGGCCGCGCGACGGCCCTCGCCCTCGCCGGCCGAGGCGCACGCGTCGTCGTGAACGACTTCGGCGGATCCCTGCAAGGCGATGACCCCGACGCGACTCCCGCCGCGGGCGTCGTCGACGAGATCCGGAGCGCCGGTGGAGAAGCCGCCGCCAACGCGGACTCCGTCGCCGAGTGGGCGGGCGCGGAACGCATCATCGAGACCGCACTCGACACGTTCGGCCGCCTCGACATCCTCGTGAACAACGCCGGTCTCTCGGCCTCCGCCCCCATCTGGGATCACGATCCCGAGCTCTTCGAACGCGTCGTCGCGAGCCACCTGCATGGCACGTTCTACTGTCTACGCGCCGCCGCGCCCCACATGAAGCAGGCGGGCTACGGCCGGATCGTGAACGTCGTCTCCCGGGCCGGACTCCTCGGCGTCCCCGGCCAGGCCGCCTACGGCGCCGGCAAGGGCGGCGTCTTCGGACTGACGAACGTCGTGAGCCGGGACCTCGCCGAGTTCGGGATCACCGTCAACGCCGTGAACCCCGCCGCGACCGAGACGCGGATGGTGACCGGCGCCATCGAGCGCTTCCGCAAGGAAGGACCCGACGGCGACAAGATGGCCGCCGGCCTCGTCGCCGCCCTCCAGCCGCCCGAGAACATCGCGCGCCTCATCGCATCGCTCTGTCACGAAGAAGGCGCGCGCTGGAACGGGGAGATCTTCTACCTGGAGAAGGACCGCGTCGGACTCTTCGACCCGCTGACCGTCACGCAGGACGCCACCCACGAAGGCGAGTGGACCATCGACGACTTCCTACGCCTGACCTCCACGTTCGAGCCTCACGGCCAGGCGGTCATCTACTCCGAAGACTGAAGCGCGAGCCGCACGATGTTCCGGATCAAGACCTGCTGCATCGCCTCCCTCGACGAGGCCCGGCTCGCGATCCGGCACGGCGCGACGGATCTCGGCCTCGTCGCGGCGATGCCTTCGGGCGTCGGGACGATCCCGGACGAGCGGATCACGGAGATCGCGCGCGCGATCGAACCGCCGACGCGGCGGTTCCTTCTCACGGCCGAGACGACCGCCGAAGGGATTGCCGAGGCCGTCGAGCGAGCGGGCGTCGACACGGTGCAGATCGTGGACCGCCTGCCCGCCGGCACCCACGCGCCGCTTCGCGAGAGATTGCCCGAGACCACCCTCGTCCAGGTCGTCCACATGCGAGGCGAACCGGACGTCGAGGCCGCCGGCGAAGTCGCCCCGCTGGTCGACGAACTCCTCCTCGACACGGGCAATCCCGACGCGCGAACGAAGGAGCTGGGAGGCACGGGCCGTCCCCACGACTGGTCGCTGAGCGCCGCGGTCGTCGCATCCGTCGACTGCCCGGTCTATCTCGCGGGCGGGCTCCGACCGGACAACGTCGAGGCGGCGATCGCGCGCGTCCGCCCCGCCGGCGTCGATCTCTGCAACGGAATCCGGACCGACGGACGACTCGACGAGTCGAAGCTCGTCGCGTTCATGGCCGCCGTTCGGCGCGCGACGAGCTCCATTTCCTGAATTCCAAACGAATCCAGCCGCCTGCTCGAAACGTCCGGGCGCCCGTGTCGCCCCCTCGACTTCGCCGATCCCATCTCCCATCCTCTCGCTTCGCCCGAACGTCCACCCTGGGCCCGACCGGCCCGACCCGCGGAGCGCCGACCCGATGAGCGAGATCACTCCCTTCGAAATCAACATCTCCGACGAGGAGATCGCCGACCTGAAGCAGCGTCTCGCCAACACGCGGTGGGCGAACAAGGAGACCGTCGACGACTGGGAGCAGGGCATCCCCCTCGCCTACGTCCAGGAAGTCGCCGAGTACTGGCGGAACGAGTACGACTGGAAGGCGCGCGAGGCCCTCCTGAACCGCTTCCCCCAGTTCAAGACGAAGATCAACGGGCTCGACATCCACTTCGTCCACGTGAAGTCGCCCGAAGAGAACGCCACGCCGCTCATCATGACCCACGGCTGGCCCGGCTCGATCGTCGAGTTCCAGAAGGTGATCGAGCCCCTCACGAACCCCGTCGCCCACGGCGGCAAGGCCGAGGACGCGTTCCACCTCGTCTGCCCCTCGCTCCCGGGCTACGGCTTCTCGGGCAAGCCGACCGAGACGGGCTGGGGGCTCGGCAAGATCGCCGACACCTGGGCGGAGCTGATGGCGCGCCTCGGCTACGACAAGTACGTCGCGCAGGGCGGCGACTGGGGCGCGATGGTCACGACCTGCATCGGCGGCCAGGACCCGACCCACTGTCAGGGCATCCACCTCAACATGGCGATCGCCCCGCCGACCGAGGACTCGCTCGACAACCTGGACGAGCTCGAGCAGAAGGCGCTCGCCGGGATGCAGCACTACCAGGAGAAGGACTCGGGCTACTCGAAGCAGCAGTCGACCCGCCCCCAGAGCCTCGGCTACGGCCTCGTCGACTCGCCGGTGGGTCAGGCCGCCTGGATCATGGAGAAGTTCTGGAGCTGGACCGACTGCAACGGCCATCCCGAGAACGCCCTCACCCGGGACGAGATGCTCGACAACGTGATGCTCTACTGGTGGCCCGCGACCGGCGCCTCGTCGGCACGCCTCTACTGGGAGAGCTTCAGCAACCCGCCGATGCAGGAGGTCGAGGTCCCGGTCGGGGTGAGTGTCTTCCCGCACGAGATCTTCAAGGCCTCTCGGCGCTGGTGCGAAGCCCGCTACAAGCAGCTCGCCTATCACAACGTGCTCGACAAGGGCGGCCACTTCGCCGCCTTCGAGCAGCCCGAGATCTTCGTCGACGAGGTCCGCGCGGCCTTCCGCGCGATCCTGGGCTGACGAACGCTCGAACCCGGAAAGAGACCCAATGACCCTTCGAAGCCTCGCCCCGCGTCTGCGGCTCCTTGCCCTGCTCGCGGCGCTCGTCGCCCTCGCCGGCTGTACCACGGCCTACTACTCCGCGATGGAGCAGATCGGTCAGCACAAGCGGGACATCCTGCGCAGCCGGATCGAAGCCGGCCAGGAAGACCAGCAGGAAGCGCAGGAGCAGATCAAGTCGACCTACGAACGCTTCAAGGAAGCCGCCGACTACGACGGCGGCGACTTCGAGCGGGTCTACAACGGCTTGAACGACGAGTACGAGGCCGCGCAGTCGCGGGCGGACGACGTGAGCGATCGGATCGAGTCGATCGAGGAGGTCGCCGCCGATCTCTTCGCCGAGTGGCAGGAGGAGATCGACCTCTACTCGAGCGCGTCGCTCAAACGCTCGAGCGAACAGAGCCTACGCGACACGAAGCGGCGCTACGAGAAGCTGATCGCCGCGATGAAGCGCGCCGAATCGAAGATGCCTCCGGTCCTGAACGCGTTTCGCGATCAGGTGCTCTTCATGAAGCACAGCCTGAACGCCCGGGCGATCGCCGCACTCGAGGGGACCGTCGGCGAGATCGAGAGCGACGTGGCGAACCTGATTCGCGACATCGATGCATCGATCCGGGAAGCGGAGAGCTTCCTGGACCAGTTCCCCGAGAGCTGATCGAAGCGCGCGAGGCGACCGGAAAGTGAACCGGTCGCCTCGCGAACGCTCGCGCGCCGACTAGTTCTCGTCGGCGTCCTCGGACGCTTCCGCCTCGCCCTCGGCGGGTGCGGGCGAAGCCGGGGCCGAGACCTCGGTGGCCGGCGGTGCCGACTCGATCGGCGGAGCCGTCGCGGCCTCCGTCTCCGAGGCCTCCTGGTTTCCGGCCGTGGCGGCACTCGCGGCGACGAGCGCCATCAGAAGCGTGATGAGAGAGAGCGTGAAACGCATTGGGGGTTCCTCCTTGCCAGGATACGGTCCCACGGCCCCTGCTCGCGCGCGGTGCGCTTCGTCACCCTTCCCGTCCGGGCGACCGCAAACCGGCAGCCCCGCCGAATGTGACGCCGCCCACCGCGCCATCGAGGGGCCCACGACCTTCCCGACCTCCGGATCGACGGCATGTGCGGCCCACCCACGGTCGCGAGACTCGCCGGGCCGTGCCACGGCGGGGTGCGCTCCACCTCACGCGAACGCGACCGACACCATCGCTCCGGGGGACCGCGCACGTCTGCGAGAGCGCCGACCTGGCGGCGCTCGACGAGGCGATGCTGCGTGCGGCGCGCCAATCGAGATCGGCCTCGGAACGCGCCGCTCGGAGCGCCGACGCGGAGTTCGCCCAGGAGACCCCGTCGGCACGTGAGGCGAAACAGGAGCGGTCACTCCCGAACTCGAATTCAATGAGAGCGGGCTTCGGCGATGGCGCTCGAACATCGACTCCATCCACGCGATCGCGGGATGGTCGGCCCAACGCGCCACCCACGCATCGTGGGCAGGCGACGCCCGAGCCGGAAACGAGAAGGGCAGATTCGGCGGCCGACCCAGCGGCATCAGGAGCGCGGCTGCCGTCAGGTCCGCGGCGCCGAACCGCCCGCCCACGAAATAGCCGTCCGCCGCGACCGCCTTCGCGGTCCGGTCGAGGGCCATCTCGATCGTCGCGAGCGCCTGCCGGTCCGTCTCGTCGTCGATCGACATCCGGTCGCGCAGCATCGGGATCAACCGGGGAAAGAGCCACGCATAGGGGACCCGTTTCCATCCGGGCTGCGCGGTCGAGAAGAGCGCCGCGGCGTAGCGGGGTTCCTCGAAGAGCCGGTGGAAGAGGGACAGCCGGACCGCGGATCCCACTTCGTCGTCGAAGTAGCGGATCCAGCTCTCGCATTCCTCGCGCTCCACCGCGTCGGCAGGAAGGAGCGGGCGCTCGGGACGGAGCGCGTCGAGTCGGTCGACGATTCGTGCCGATCCCGCCACGACTTCGTCTCCGATCACCACGATCGGCGTCGCCGACTGGTCGGAGAGCGCCTGCGTGACCCGCGCGTGGGGTCCCGGCAGCACCGCGACCCGCTCTGCCGAAAGCCCCTTGTGATCGAGCGCCCACCGCGCCTTCTCGTTGTAGTGCGAGAAGGCGAAGTGGATCAGCCGGATCGAAGGCTGCGTGCCCGCCGCGCTCACGGCGCCATCCGCGCCGCATCGAAGAGCAGCTCCATCGCGACGATCTCCTCTCCGCGGATCTCCAGCCGCTCCGCCATGGGAATCGGACCGCCTGCGAGCCCCAGGTCGAAATCGTACACGCTGATCACCTGCCCTTCTCCGGCCACCTGATGTCGCATCGCGAGACCCGCATGGCGGGACGCGAGCCCGGCGAGCATGGGTCGCAACGTGTCGGCCCCTTCGACCTCGCCGTTCGGTCCTCGGAAGCAGAGGTCTTCCGCGAACGGGACCTCGCTGAAGTCGCTTCGTTCGTCGAAGGCCCGATAGTAGATCGCCGCCGTCTCCAGATCCGTCATCTCAATCCTCCTGAGCCGCCAGGCCCGTTCCGCCGACCTCGCTGTCGGCTTCCGGAGGTCTACCCCGATCGAAATATGATGGCGAACATAAGTCACATCGACGACTCTGAAACGAGTCGAACCACCCCCCACCCGGAGGCCCCATGGGCTACTCGGCCGAACACACCGAACGCACGCGCCGACGGATCGTCGAAGCCGCCGGTCGTCTCTTCCGTCGCCACGGCTTCGCGGGCGCGAAGATCGACGAGATCATGGCCGAAGCGGAGCTGACTCGCGGCGGCTTCTATGCCCACTTCGATTCGAAGTCGGATCTCTTCGCAGCGGTCATGCAGGACGAGCTCGAGTTCACCCGCCAGCTCCGCCTCGCGGTCGAGCGCGATCCCGAAGGCGGCGCGGAAGAAGCGATCGCGTACTACCTCGATCCTGCGAATCGACGCAAGATCGCGCGCGGCTGCACCGTCGTCTCGAATGCCGCCGACCTCGCGCGGGCGAACGCGGCGACGCGCAAACGCTTCGCCCGCTCGTTCGACGACCTGGTCGTCGAGTTCGCAGCGATCGCTCGCGGGCAGTCCGAGGAGGAGCAACGGGCGCGCGGCCTCGCTGCGCTCTCCACCTGCGTGGGTGCCGTCGTGTTGGCCCGCGCGCTGCAGGGCGAAGACCGGATCGAGGAGCTGCTCGAGAGCGCACGAAGCGGCGCGCTCGCCGCCCTCGACGGGCGTGCCTTCGAGGTCGACTGAGCCCTCCCCCTCGACCGGGAGCTAGAGATCGAACGCCGGCCGCGTTCCGATGACCTGCTTCGCCTCGAGCTCCGCGAACTCCTCGTCGGAGATCCCCAGCTCTCCCTGGAGCACGTCCCGGTTGTGCTGACCCAGCGTGGGCGCGGCCCACGCGTAGACGCTCGCGGCCTCGTTCGAGAGCGTGAAGGGCAGACCGGCGTAGAGCATCTCGCCCTTGACCGCGTGGGTGAGCGGATGACGGAAGCCGCGGGCGTCGAGCTGCGGATTCGGCGAGATCATGTACCCGTTCACGAGGGTCGCCGCGGGCACCCCCGCCGCGACCAGCGCTTCGACCACCGCATCACAGTCCTGCTCGGCGAACCAGCCGGCCAGCGCGGACTCGATCGTGTCCTCCGCGGCACGACGCCCCACTTCGCTCGCATAACCCTCGTCCGTCGCCCAGTCCGGCCTGCCGAGTTTCTCGACCAGCGCTCGCCACTGGTCGTCGGTCTCGATCGCCAAGGCGACGTGCTTCTTCTCGAATCGCGTCTCCGTCTCCGACGGTCGCGTCTCGAAGACCGCCTGCGGCGACGCGACGGGACCGCGGTTCTCGCGCCGTTCGAGGAACTCGCCGTACGCCGTCCATTCGATGACCTGCTCGGCGGCCATGTTGAGCGCGGGCTCGACCAGCGGCACTTCGACCACCATCCCCTGCCCGGTCCGCTCGCGCTCCTCGAGACCCATCGCGAGGGCATAGACCGTGTGCATCCCGCCGACCGGGTCGCAGACGCCGCGCGGAATCAGGGGCATGTCTTCGTAGCCCGTGATCCAGGCGAGACCGCTCGCTTGCTCGACGTTCGGGGCGAAGCCGGTCCGGTCCTTCCAGGGCCCGTCGAGTCCCCACGCCGGCATCCGGACCGAGATCAGCCGCGGATTGATCTCGTGGAGCACCTCCCAGGTGAAGCCGAAGTTCTCCATCACCCGCGCCGAGAAGTTCTCGATCACGACGTCCGCATCTTCGAGGAGCCGGCGCAGGATCGCCTTGCCCTCCTCGGCGTCGAGGTTGAGCGTGATGCCCTTCTTGCTGAGATTCGCGCCCTGGAAGATCGGCGCCGTCTCCCAGAGCGCATCCGAGGGAACGGCACCGGCGAAGCGCATGCCGTCGGGGCGCTGGATCGACTCGATCTTGACCACGTCGGCACCGAGCGTCGACAGCAGGCACGTCGCGAAGGGGCCCGCCCAGAAGGCGGTCAGGTCGATCACCCGAAGCCCGTCGAAGGCCGGCTTGACCTTCGATTCGTCGATCGTCGCCTCGGACGTCGCAGGCTCGGGGAGCGCGGCCTCGATCTCGGCGCGATCCGCGCCGAGCGCAGGCGCTTTCCGGAACCCGGGTAGCGACAGACCATGGACCTGGTAGGGCGCGCGCGGCGCCTTGAACCCGTCGGGATGGTCGACGAAGACGCCTCGCTCCTGGAACTGGTCGAACTCGAGCACCGACTTCCCGTCGCCGATCGGCGCGACCGGGATCCGCATCAGCCCGGCGAGCTCGGTGACCTCCGCCATCGTCTGCGTCTTCGTCCAGCCGTGGATCACGTCGAGGATGAAGTCGAGGTGCTCCATCCGCGCCGACCCGTCGTAGAAGCGCTCGTCTTCGCCGACGTCCGGACGGCCCATCAGGGAGCAGAGATCCTTCCACTGCTGTCCGGTATAGGTGCAGAGGCCGATCCAGCCGTCCTTGCACGGCTCGATCGACGGCGTCTCGAGGGCGATCGGAATGGCGAAGCCGGGCACGAACTGCCCGAAGAGATCGTGGTAGGTCGTGAAGCAGAGACAAAGCGCCTCGAGCATCGACACGTCCGCGTGTACCCCGACCCCACTCACCCGCGCCGATCGCCAGGTCGCGAGCGCCGCCACCGCCACCGCCGCACCGGCGGAGTACTCCCCGAGTCGACCGGGCGCGTAGAGCGGACCGCGGTCGGGCAGACCGCGGTAGGCCGTCGACCCGACCTCGGCCTGGAGTGTGAAGTCCGTCGCCGGTCGCTCCGCCCACGGCCCGGTCCGTCCGTACGGCGAGACGGATACCAGGGAGAGCGCGGGATTCCGCGCGCGCAGCGCGGCGAAGTCGATCCCACGCGCCTCGAGCCAGCCGGCCCCACCGCTCTCAACGACGAGGTCCGCGGTCTGTGCGAGACGAAGAAAGGACGCCCGCCCGGTCTCCGTCTCGAGATCCCAATCGACGCTCCGCTTGCCGCCGTTCAGGAACTGGAAGAGCGCGCCGTCCCGGGTCGAGAGGTCCTGCCCGGAGCTGCTGAAGCGGCGCAGCGGGTCCCCCCCCGGTGCCTCGACCTTGATCACCTCGGCGCCGGCATCGACGAGCATCTTCGTCGCGTAGGGTCCAGCGATCTCCGTCGAGAGATCGAGGACGCGCAGGCCGGAAAGGGGATGGGCACTCGCTTCGGTCAAGGTCGACCCCTCCGCCGCAGGGGTGCGGCGAGGGATCGATCCTAACCGAGTGGAGGGGGCGCTCGCCCGTGAGCGAAGCGGCTCCGTGGGGCCGTCCCAGACTCCGGCCGGGCGTCGACTACGCGAAGACGATCAGGTCGACGAGCAGCGCCAGGAAGACCGCGAAGAGGAAGGCGAGCGACACGCGGAACACCCCCTGCGCCGCCTCGTCGGTCCTCTCCTGGAAGAGGCGCACGGACCGGTAGAGGAACCAGACCCCGCTCGCAGCGGCGACCCCGAAATAGATCGGGCCGGCGAGTCCGAGGAAATAGGGGGCAACGGTCACCGGCAGCAGGCCGGCGGTGTACCAGACGACTCGCTTGCGCGTCGCCTCGTCGCCGATCACCTCGGGCGGCATCGGGATCCCCGCGGCCTTGTAGTCGTCCTTCCGGTAGAGCGCGATCGCCCAGACATGGGGCGGCTGCCAGAAGAAGACGATCGCGAAGAGCGTCCAGCCGGCCGGGCCGATCGTCCCGTTGACGGCGGCGTCGGCGATCAGCGGCGCCGCTGCGCCGGCGGCTCCGCCGATCACGGCGTTCCAGATCGAGCGCGGCTTCAGCCAGACCGTGTACACGAAGACGTAGAAGAGGATCGAAGCGACCCCGACGAGCGCGGCGGGCATCCCGCTCACCGCATAGAGCAGAAGCGTCGAGAGCACGCCGAGCCCGAGACCGAAGACGAGCGCAGCGCGGGGGGCGATCAGGCCGGAGGGCAGCGGGCGGGACTTGGTCCGCTCCATCAGGGCGTCCTTGTCGCGCTCGATGTAGGCGTTCAGGGTGTTGGCCGACGCCGCGGCCAGCGCGATGCCCGTCATCACCAGGAACGTGAAGCCCAGGTTCGGCCAGCCACCCGCGGCCATCGGGAGCACGGGGAGCCCCGTGAAGAGCACCATCGGGAGAAGGCGCGGCTTCGTCAGGTCGAGATAGTTGCGGGCAATCGTGAGTGCGGAGTCGCTCATGGATTCCAAGGGTGCGCAGAATCGGGTCGGATCGGGGGGCCAGCGGGCACGAGGTGACATGACCCCGCGCGATCCGGACGGATTCACCCCCTCGGGACCTCGCCAGCGCAGGCCAACGGGTACCACAGGGACCTTCCCGACGCACCGCCACGAGACGCGGCGGCAGGGCGGAAGGTCGCCCGGTCGAGGGCCCGGCTCGCGGGGCTGGCCTAGCCTTCAGGCCCCATGAGCGAAGCGGCCCCGGCGACCGATTCCCGCCCCCCGAAGAGCGGCTCCGAGCAGCCGCCGGATGGGCTCCGCGCCCGCGGTCCCGTCGCGCGGATCGGGCTCTGGCTCTACGGCCTGGCGACGAGCGCACTCCTCCGCGTCCTGGGCGCGACCTGGCGGCTCGAGGTCCACGGCGACGACCCGCGCACGGCGAGCCCCTCGGATCCCCCGCGGCTCGCGGCCCTCTTCCACGAATCGATGCTTCCCTGCGCCTGGCTCTACCGGGACCGACGCTACAGCGTGGCGGTCTCGCGCAGCCGCGACGGCGACCTCATCCGAAGCACGCTCCTGGCCCTCGGCTACGCCGAGCCGGCCCGCGGCTCGAGCTCCCGGGGCGGCTCCGCCGCCCTGCGACAGATGGTGCGGCTGCTCGATGACGGCACGACCGCCGCCGTCCTGGTCGACGGTCCTCGCGGCCCCGCCCGCGTCGCCAAGACCGGCATCATCGCGATCGCGCGCCACGCCCGCGTGCCGATCCAACCCATCGCCTTCTCCGCCCGCCCGGCCCACCGCCTCGCGAGCTGGGACCGGAGCCTCCTCCCCTACCCCTTCGCCCGCGTCGTCGTCTACTACGGCGATCCGATCACGATTCCCGAAGACACGGCCGACGACCGCCACGAACAAGCCCTCGCCCGCCGCCTCGAACAGACCATGACCGACCTCCACCACGCCGCGGACGCGGTCCTGCTCGACCGGTCGCCACGGTGACGCTCGAGCACACCCGTCGTTCGCGGCGCGGTGACGGCCGCAGTGGATGGCTCGCCCCATAGACGAAGCGAAGTCGGATCCCGCGCAACGAGCTGACCATCCGACCCACTGGACACCGCGTCGGCTGGGCTGCGCTTGATTCCACTGCGGCCGCCCCCGAGCCACTCACTCGCGTCGAGGCAGGGCATCCGCCCAGCCCAACCGAGCACGCGCGTATCCCCTGCGAGCAAGCCCCTCCGAGGGAGCGAGGCGGGGTGTCTCGCGGCGAAATAAAGCGCAGGCCCGCACCCCATCCCCGCTAGCGAGCCGTACGACCAGCTCGCTTCACGAGATCGAAGAAGCTTCGGCTACGAAGGCCGAGCCATTCGCCGCGGGGCGCACCGTCTCGCGACCCTGACTGGGCAGTCAACGGCCAACGGATGCGCCCGTCGAAACACCCCAATTCGCCGCGGGGCGCACCGTCTCGCGACCGTGGCACGGCCTTCATCGGCCGACGGGACTACACGGGTGAGAGCGCCGCTTCGAGGAGCTGGTCCAGCCACTCGCCGATGTCCGGGTGCTGGGTCAGGCCGGCCGAGCGGAGTCGCGTCGCCGCGATCGCGTGGACCTCGGCGGCGGTCCTGGCGGCGAGTGCCGCGCGCGCGTCCTCTTCGACGTCGCTCGAGTCGAGGGCGCGGACGATCTCCTTCACGACGGGGATCGACGCCGGCGTCCCGGAGAGCTCGCCGATGCCGAGACCGACCAGGATCGGGACCGAGAGGGGGTTCGTCGCCATCTCGCCGCAGACCGAGACCGGGATGTTGGCGTCACGCCCCGCGCGGACCGACGACTCGATCAGGTGCAGGACCGCCGGGTGGAGCGAGTCGTAGAGATGGGCGACACGCTCGTTGCCGCGGTCGACGGCGAGCGTGTACTGGGTCAGATCGTTGGTCCCGATCGAGAAGAAGTCGCATTCCTCCGCGAGGGTCGCGGCGGTGATCGCCGCCGACGGGACCTCGATCATGATGCCGACCGGGAGATCCGGATCGAAGCGGCTGCCTTCGCGCTCGAGCTCGAGCCGGACTTCGTCGATGACCGCCTTCGCTTCGCGTAGCTCCGACAGGCTGCCGATCATGGGAAGCAGGAGCCGCACGTTGCCCAGGGTGCTGGCGCGCAGGATCGCCCGGAGCTGGGCGTGGAAGTGGTGGCGGTTCTCGAGGGTGAGCCGGATCGAGCGGCAGCCGAGCTGGGGGTTCTCCTCGTCATCGAGTCCGATGTTCGGAATCCCCTTGTCGCCGCCGAGGTCGAGAGTCCGGATCGTGACCGTGCGCGGCTCCATGTGCTCGACGACGCGATGGTAGA belongs to bacterium and includes:
- a CDS encoding ATP-binding protein — protein: MSERYFLVVGAIFLIALATAMTRLGRGRGGAAWAAAWTCLYVSGLASTLEADYPVVRPLVPFFGTCFAALLFYGVGLFTERSQRYVPKLIAATLAVSIARVVVRPFISEGASQLLGSVVIIAGVVACCLTLLFPRGRDHTLWERGLAIGFPAIAVVSGYYSWSKYAGVPVPPAILGWLVTGILMGSLKTGAFIALATARLESLQKEATRSIAVRDEFAARYREVTEQASDMISELDAHGTILYANPAHETALGIPADRLIGRDARSLAFSGPQGAVYGPDAERNDGQTQIFIVRHADGRPVTLEAVFRRFVGLDGQERIVLTSRDVTARVADEREREAIRKELEDLVQSRTDELRSSIHALEEAQRLASLGTMAAGIAHQINNPVGSILMSAEFALGAENDDPNREEVWRDALENAFDQARRCGRIVSSMLQFARNEPTEKRPEDLGAILRRACELTERYASARGTTIDAGCVTGSLPIVGSAIELEQAFLNMLRNAVEASRRGQTIRVSARRTARHAIVQIADEGKGMLPHEVDQVLDPFFTTRLEAGGTGLGLSVAHGVITDHEGILAIESTPDVGTTLGVTLPLLAGAPA
- a CDS encoding 6,7-dimethyl-8-ribityllumazine synthase encodes the protein MTPTRYAFVKAGWHADIVDEALAGFGEIVGSENVDVYDVPGAFEIPLLSRDLAKTGRYAAVVGCAFVVDGGIYRHDFVASTVVEGLMRAQMDADVPVLSVVLTPHNYQETETHDAFFRAHFIEKGREAGRAAQMIEKARSQVPR
- a CDS encoding SDR family NAD(P)-dependent oxidoreductase; this encodes MSQPLEGRVAIVTGAGRGIGRATALALAGRGARVVVNDFGGSLQGDDPDATPAAGVVDEIRSAGGEAAANADSVAEWAGAERIIETALDTFGRLDILVNNAGLSASAPIWDHDPELFERVVASHLHGTFYCLRAAAPHMKQAGYGRIVNVVSRAGLLGVPGQAAYGAGKGGVFGLTNVVSRDLAEFGITVNAVNPAATETRMVTGAIERFRKEGPDGDKMAAGLVAALQPPENIARLIASLCHEEGARWNGEIFYLEKDRVGLFDPLTVTQDATHEGEWTIDDFLRLTSTFEPHGQAVIYSED
- a CDS encoding phosphoribosylanthranilate isomerase, which translates into the protein MFRIKTCCIASLDEARLAIRHGATDLGLVAAMPSGVGTIPDERITEIARAIEPPTRRFLLTAETTAEGIAEAVERAGVDTVQIVDRLPAGTHAPLRERLPETTLVQVVHMRGEPDVEAAGEVAPLVDELLLDTGNPDARTKELGGTGRPHDWSLSAAVVASVDCPVYLAGGLRPDNVEAAIARVRPAGVDLCNGIRTDGRLDESKLVAFMAAVRRATSSIS
- a CDS encoding epoxide hydrolase translates to MSEITPFEINISDEEIADLKQRLANTRWANKETVDDWEQGIPLAYVQEVAEYWRNEYDWKAREALLNRFPQFKTKINGLDIHFVHVKSPEENATPLIMTHGWPGSIVEFQKVIEPLTNPVAHGGKAEDAFHLVCPSLPGYGFSGKPTETGWGLGKIADTWAELMARLGYDKYVAQGGDWGAMVTTCIGGQDPTHCQGIHLNMAIAPPTEDSLDNLDELEQKALAGMQHYQEKDSGYSKQQSTRPQSLGYGLVDSPVGQAAWIMEKFWSWTDCNGHPENALTRDEMLDNVMLYWWPATGASSARLYWESFSNPPMQEVEVPVGVSVFPHEIFKASRRWCEARYKQLAYHNVLDKGGHFAAFEQPEIFVDEVRAAFRAILG
- a CDS encoding DUF2959 domain-containing protein; the encoded protein is MTLRSLAPRLRLLALLAALVALAGCTTAYYSAMEQIGQHKRDILRSRIEAGQEDQQEAQEQIKSTYERFKEAADYDGGDFERVYNGLNDEYEAAQSRADDVSDRIESIEEVAADLFAEWQEEIDLYSSASLKRSSEQSLRDTKRRYEKLIAAMKRAESKMPPVLNAFRDQVLFMKHSLNARAIAALEGTVGEIESDVANLIRDIDASIREAESFLDQFPES